In one Rhinopithecus roxellana isolate Shanxi Qingling chromosome 1, ASM756505v1, whole genome shotgun sequence genomic region, the following are encoded:
- the LOC115900469 gene encoding serine/threonine-protein kinase ULK3 — translation MAGPGWGPPRLDGFILTERLGSGKYATVYKAYAKKDTREVVAIKCVAKKSLNKASVENLLTEIEILKGIRHPHIVQLKDFQWDSDNIYLIMEFCAGGDLSRFIRTRRILPEKVARVFMQQLASALQFLHERNISHLDLKPQNILLSSLEKPHLKLADFGFAQHMSPWDEKHVLRGSPLYMAPEMVCQRQYDARVDLWSVGVILYEALFGQPPFASRSFLELEEKIRSNRVIELPPRPLLSRDCRDLLQRLLERDPSRRISFQDFFAHPWVDLEHMPSRESLDRATTLVVQAVKKDQEGDAAAALSLYCKALDFFVPALHYEADAQRKEAIKAKVGQYMARAEELKAIVSSSNQALLRQGTSARDLLREMARDKPRLLAALEVASAAMAKEEAAGGEQDALDLYQHSLGELLLLLAAEPPGRRRELLHTEVQNLMARAEYLKEQVKMRESRWEADTLDKEGLSESVRSSCTLQ, via the coding sequence ATGGCGGGGCCCGGTTGGGGCCCCCCGCGCCTGGACGGCTTCATCCTCACCGAGCGCCTGGGCAGCGGCAAGTACGCCACGGTGTACAAGGCCTACGCCAAGAAGGACACTCGGGAGGTGGTAGCCATAAAGTGTGTAGCCAAGAAAAGTCTGAACAAGGCATCGGTGGAGAACCTCCTGACAGAGATTGAGATCCTCAAGGGCATTCGACACCCCCACATTGTGCAGCTGAAAGACTTTCAGTGGGACAGTGACAATATCTACCTCATCATGGAGTTCTGCGCAGGGGGTGACCTGTCTCGCTTCATCCGTACCCGCAGGATTCTGCCTGAGAAGGTGGCGCGTGTCTTCATGCAGCAGTTAGCTAGCGCCCTGCAGTTCCTGCATGAACGCAATATCTCTCATCTGGATCTGAAGCCACAGAACATTCTGCTGAGCTCCTTGGAGAAGCCCCACCTAAAACTGGCAGACTTTGGTTTTGCACAGCACATGTCCCCGTGGGATGAGAAGCATGTGCTCCGTGGCTCCCCACTCTACATGGCCCCCGAGATGGTGTGCCAGCGGCAGTATGACGCCCGCGTAGACCTCTGGTCCGTCGGGGTCATCCTGTATGAAGCCCTCTTCGGGCAGCCCCCCTTTGCCTCCAGGTCGTTCTTGGAGCTGGAAGAGAAGATCCGTAGCAACCGGGTCATCGAGCTCCCCCCGCGGCCCCTGCTCTCACGAGACTGCCGGGACCTACTGCAGCGGCTCCTGGAGCGGGACCCCAGCCGTCGCATCTCCTTCCAGGACTTCTTTGCGCACCCCTGGGTGGACCTGGAGCACATGCCCAGTAGGGAGAGTCTGGATCGAGCAACCACCCTGGTGGTGCAGGCTGTGAAGAAAGACCAGGAGGGGGATGCAGCAGCCGCCTTATCGCTCTACTGCAAGGCTCTGGACTTCTTCGTACCTGCCCTGCACTATGAGGCGGATGCCCAGCGGAAGGAGGCAATTAAGGCAAAGGTGGGGCAGTACATGGCCAGGGCCGAGGAGCTCAAGGCCATCGTCTCCTCCTCCAATCAGGCCCTGCTGAGGCAGGGGACCTCTGCCCGAGATCTGCTCAGAGAGATGGCCCGGGACAAGCCACGCCTCCTAGCTGCCCTGGAAGTGGCTTCAGCTGCCATGGCCAAGGAGGAGGCCGCTGGTGGGGAGCAGGATGCCCTGGACCTGTACCAGCATAGTCTGggggagctgctgctgctgctggcagcGGAGCCCCCGGGCCGGAGGCGGGAGCTGCTTCACACTGAGGTTCAGAACCTCATGGCCCGAGCTGAATACCTGAAGGAGCAGGTCAAGATGAGGGAATCTCGCTGGGAAGCTGATACCCTGGACAAAGAGGGACTGTCGGAATCTGTTCGTAGCTCTTGTACCCTACAGTGA